Sequence from the Ursus arctos isolate Adak ecotype North America unplaced genomic scaffold, UrsArc2.0 scaffold_20, whole genome shotgun sequence genome:
ATACAACTCTGATTCCATCTATGGGTTCACCTCCCTAGTAGTAAAAGGTGTTTACCTGTGTAAGCAAAAGGGGACATGGGTAGCCTCATTCCCAGAGCCTCTTTCTGACATGTCTGGAGTCAAATGGAGTGGTTTCCCTTGGACCACTAAGCATGGTGGGTAATGAAACTGCAGTGGCTAGAAACTTTATCGAGTCCAGGGCCCCAGATCTGTGAGGTGCCCACAAACTTGTGAAGGATCAGAGGAGCAATGGAGAAGGCTTGGTCTTCCATGGGGGGCAGGCAAGCCTAAGAAATGTTGGTTATTACAACAAtgatgtcttcattgaaaaattttattgGTTCACTAAAATGAGTTCCAAGACCTTCtagtaaaagaaaaactattgCCTTACTTGTGTTTACCTATAGATATGCAgttaaaagtatattttcttaaaaaaaaaaaaaactagtataaCACTTAAGTCACTCAGCCAACTCAGCCAAAAGACTCTCTATCCCATAAAGAATATGCTAACTTAGTCTCTGAATTCTTTAACACgtttttatatgatttcaaaTTTCCCCAACGGTCGtgttaataatacaaaaatactctTATATACCTTTATCCAACAAATTCACCAGTTGTTTCCTTTTTGccccatttgctttatcattttggGCGCTCTCTATTCACACATACACTTATTTAGCCATTTGAATGGACATTGAGGCGTCCCGCCCTTTTACCCCTAAATACTGCACTGTGTTTCTCCTAAAAACAAAGACGCCTTCTTATACAATTATGGTCCAgttatcaaaatcaggaagtgtgacaTGCAGTGGATACTAGTATCTAATCGACAGTCCATATTCAAACTTCAGTCGCTGCCCCAGTAATGCCCTTTGTGGCAGTTCTGGTTTCCCAGTCTGGGGTCCTGCATCGCAGGCAGCCGTATGTGTGCATTTTGTGATCATTACAGCCCATGAGATGGACGGAGAAGCACAGTTTGCCTGTGGTTACTCTCAGACAAGGTCATTGCCTGGATTTAATTCAAAAGTTTAAGAGCATCAACAACAAAATACTGAGCGtgctttgtttttcctgagaCACTGTCCTCTGAGGCGCAGGCAGATACTTGGCTAATAAATTTCAGTTTCCTAGGAGGTGTAAGCAGGCGGCAGCAGGGCGGTTACCCCACAGGCCCCGAGCGGGGACGCGTCTCTGCCCAGAGCTCAGAGCGCCTCCATTGTAAGCAGACTGCTGATTGTTGAAGCTCAGGAAATCGGTCTTGAATTGCACGGACTCACATTTAATTAAATAGATTAAGTGACGTGTTCTAAACCAGTCACAAGATCTATGACCTTCACGAGCACCCTGGCGAAGCAGGGTTATTCTGTTTATGTACTCATTCCATAAACAAATACAATGTGACTGTGTTTATTAGGTAAATAACAGGTGGCTAGTGTTTGTTTTCTGACGTACCCCATCATATTCGCGTGTCAACAGATTTCTCtgccaaaaaaggaaaagcccTACCTAAATTCAACTGAAATCCAACCTTCATACCCCATGCCCAGGAAAAGAATTGGCACGATTTACTGCTTTCTGCAAAGACTTAAAAAGGTGGCACCGGGTCACCCATGGCCCTTGTGGCAGAACATGTTTGCACAAGACGTTTGAGCCACTGCCACCTGAAAAGTTTCTAAAGAGAAGTCAGAAATGTTATTTCAACATGTGTTTCTCATTCTGCTGGGTCATCTTCCCCCTCCCTATGTCTTCTAGAGCTTTGGGCTTCTGTGAGCGGTTgtgtctccttccccctcccccgaaAGAGGTTTACTTAAAGTGAattccctcctcaccccacccccaggggagGTGAGCAGCTGTTCCCCTGTGGAGAAATCTCATTTATAGCTGTGGACCTGTCCCCAGGACACACAGGCAGCCCAGGTGCCTGGTCTCAGGAAGAAGAGTGTGCAGGAAGAGCCAGGCATCTCAAGGAAGGCAGGCGTCCTTTGAGCCCTCTCTGTCTGGTAGGGCAAAGCCCTAGCCAGAGTGTGAAAAGTGAAACCTCAGAACTTTCTTGCCAGGTACCAGGGCAGCTGGGAGGGCCTAATTACTGGTTACCTGCTTGCGAGGTGCCGCTCCTCATTCCTGAGGGAGAAGCGATTTCAGGGCTGTCTTTCTCTTTGCAATCCAGGGAAGAAGTCAGTAATAGGACTTGCTTCCAGAAGCAGTCCATCCGTGGACTCTTGggttgtgtgtgtggtgggttgGGGACTGGAGGTTAAGACCGATGtgaattctttcttttacttcaaaATACTGTTTGACTCCTAAGCGATCATGTACCTGGAAAGAGCACTCAAGGAGGAGCACAGGAGTGCAGGGCTTGGACAGCAGTGTGGCCACGAATGGGATGCCAGGATGAATCAGTCAGGCTGTAAAACGGGTAGAACTAGCACCCTAGCCTACTTCCACGATTTGCAAACCACTAAGTCCCAGTTGTGTGTCTCAGCTGGCGGCTGGTGTTCCTGAGCTGTCCTGGGTAGTGCGCGTTGGGCGGGACAGTGACCAGCCTGTCCTGCTTGCTGGTGTGGGCCCCTCCTCACAGCTGTCGTTGTGGCTGCCCAGCCGGGTTTTGTCATCCATCAAAATCAACCCCAGGCTGTTTTGTCCTTCCCCAGACATTCGGCTGTGCCTgtgacatttctggttgtcacagtgggggaggggaagattgCTCCTGGCATgcggtgggcagaggccagggttgctgctaaacaccctacaatgcacagaCAGCCCCCGCCACAAACGGTTACCTGGTCTAAAACATCAGTACAGCTACCCCCCGCTTTTTGAATGTTCACTTGACGtcactttgcttttataaaagacCTGTTTgtgctaaccaaaagaaatccaaagaggattttcactattacaaaaaaaaaggcagaaagggaATATAGCattcagcatttctttttcagtGCACATCCTGAGCAGCAGGAGTGGCCTCGCCAAGCTCCTTTTCCTGGGACCTACACTCAGCCTCTTAGCATCAAGACTCCATAGCTTTGAACTGGCAtttgtgagcatctgtgctttatctcagtTGATTTTGTGCATCCGTTAGcgagatgtgtcctaaggtatcagaaaagcccaaGAGAAGTTATTTTTTGGAACTAggaatgctcaaaaatttttgGAACTAGGAATGCTCAAAAATTGCTTCTTTGCCTTCTGCCATTTGTCTTACAAGGGTTTCATGGGAACACTGTACTTTCAGATAGCAGGGAAAACTTGTAGTGCAACTGTAGAGAAACCCAGAAATTAAACGACATTGTCAGTCAAGTCCCCGAAGGAAGCTGGACCTGCCTTCTCATTTAGGTTTTATCCCCGCTGTTTGCTCCACTCACCCAATCTTAGAACCAGATGGAACTGCTCCACCCACTGTCCACTTTGCCTGTAGTGAAGCTTTCcttctcccatcctcctcccatccccacttTGAAATCACCTGTCACTCTTCTGGACTTCCTTCGAGTAGCTGTCTGTACTTGTGAGAGTTTTGAATTGTTTGTTGTTGCTCGGTATGGCCCCTCGACAGAGACCACCACCAGGGCAGGATCCTCTGCTGACCCCTCTGTGTGCGCTAGGACAGAGGTTGGCAGTTCTTAGGAACCCTTGGCGCCTGTCAGGAGAACCCAAGCCAGGGCCCAGCGTAATTTGGGTGTGCTGCTCAGAGGCACCTAGATGGTTCTGCACTGTCAGGGAATTCACAGACCCTGAACCCTCCCTTTGATCCCTGGACGAGAGCCCCTTTACCACAACAATGCCAAGACGGTAACAAGAATGAAGTGTGGAATAAGAGTGCGTGTGTCTGTGCGCGCATGAGTGCACGCCTATTTAAAGTGtagatcttttctttttagagatcTTCTCTTACCCAGTTATCATAAAAGTGGCACCAGTGGTCATGAAGACACGCCCTCACCCAtgatggaaaagagaaggaatagATTGGCTTTAAAGTTCAGCTTGTTTAGAAAAAGCAGAGTAAGCAcctaacactttaaaaatatatttctttaagttaATAGAGGCTGTAGCAAGATGTTTTTATGTAAGGTCATCGTCCATACAAATGCTCAGTATGCCTTTTCTATTTGTGTTGTTTGGGGGGAGGTTCCCTGTTCTCTATATTTGGGTTGAAGGAAGAATGTGTGGCTTGTAAGGCAAACCAAATAAttcagaatataaataaatattcctacCTGAGCTACACAAGAAAAAGTTCTAAAATAATTGCTGgacgataaatatttgttgtacaTCTGAGTCCGTGAAGGTGGAGCGGTTTGGGGCTTTGGGTCAGGGAAGAGGTGGAGGTGGTACTTTTCTGTACTCTTTGCCAAAGTTCATCGAGTTCCTGGAGTTGTTCGTTGGCAGCTGTGGTAAACAGCCCATTCTGAAACTTCTTCAGATCCAAAGATTAGGGGCTTGTTTCGGCCGGAGGATCTGCCAGACTCTGGGCTAATTCTTGCTATTTTTATTGTGCGTAATGTGTGTTTACACTGGGCACAGATGCCTCACCCATCACTCACAGAACATCAGAAGGTTCTGTATTCCTAGCCACACTCTAGCTTTAAAACACTGTTAATAGGGATTTTGGTGTTTTAAGGCCTTACTGTTAGGAACGCCAACTAGAAATATGTATGGGTAAATAAATTTGTTTCTCCTTCATATGATAAAGTTTTTTATACCCGTGCTTTTAAAATTAGTGCGTGGTTCAAAAAGGTGAATAAGCACTCCCTATGGGCAAAGTAAATAACAGGGAAATATTTCTGCCAGTTCTACAGAAGGTTGCTATAATCCACGTTAGGTATAGGGGAGGAGCCAGCTGCATTTCTTTGTTCAAGCCACCCCTTCTTCCTTGCTAGGGGAGACTCATCTCCCTAAGAATGGAGCCGGCCTTCTCAGCTTCCTCTGAGTGACTGTAGCTTAGGATCCTGTATGGGGAAGGTGCTCAGTGCCTGCCCATTGCTAGTGGTAAATTCATCTGCAAAGGTTAGAATTTGGCCGACTTAAAGTTTATAAGGGGTTTATTCCCTAGGCAGGGTAGAGAGAACCAAAAACAGATGTGAGGCTTTGTTTTGTGAGCAGATGGACACAGCATCTTAGACATAGGGCCCGGCCCTCATTTGCTGACTTCCTGTCCTCAGAAAGGGGTGGGAGAATCCAAGTGCAGTGACCCAGACAGTTTACCGCCACTGTGTGCTCTGACTCCTAGTTTCACCCAAAAAGGTGATTTCAGCTCTCCTTACTCTTTACAAGACAACAGCGCAGTTCTCTGGGCAAGTGTCTACTTGTGGGCTGATTCCCCATCTGGTATCTAGGAATTAACACTGTCATTCTTGTGAAGGTTGGGAGCAAGAGTCTAATTTCTTTCGGTGTGGTCTTTTCCCAAGATAGCTGTGATTTATTCATCAGGAATGTCATCCCAAGtgcaagggagagaaaggatttgTTCCTACCCTATTACGGCAGCATTGAGGGACTGGACTGTATCAAAATCCTCGCCTGGGAGCCTCCCGTGGGACCCACTTTAGTGCCTCTGCCTCCCGGGCCTGTCATGAGAGCCTGACATACCTGGTCATGAAGATGGGCCCAAAAAGTATGTCCAGAGCCCCTTGGGATTGGGGGGTTGAAAGGTGAAGAAAGTGAGGTAATATTTCTAGCAATGTGAGGGGGGTCCAGCCCTCTTCTGCCCTGGCTGGTCACTCCAGCAGACAAGAGCGGGAACCTGAAGGGCAGCCTTCCCGCAGCCTTCCTGCCAGCCACCGATCTGAGCTAGGAAGAAGGGGCAGCGGACAACCAAGAGGAGCTATACCGTTTTCCTGATTGTCTTTAGGTGAAAACTGGAGGCAGCATATTCCTTGCCCAGCCATACACCTAagccattttaaattttacaaaattctttaaattcacagaaaatatgGGGCAGGCCCGGTTTTCTCGCACTGGCTCAGCAATCCTGTTTGAGATGTTAATAGGAAGAGTGCTTCAGTTCCATTTTCAACCATGTTGGAATGGCATGCAGTCCGTTCCTGGCTGAGGATAGTCCCCCGATTTTATGAACGGCGGGACTGATGACAAATATGAACGGAGACTTTGTAGTCGTAACTCTTTACCTCCCCTCAAGCGAGCGTAGTTGACAGGAGGATAGAGGTTAAGCCCCAGCAACCCCAGGGGGTGAGCCCTCTTAGTTAGAGGTCCACAGCAGCAGCAGTGTGGCGAAGGCCCGACGGCTCAACGCGTTTCTTTCCGTTCTTGCAGTACGCCACCACGGGCTGTTCCCTGACCCTGCACCACACGGAGAAGCCAGAACACGAAGACATCTGTGAATACCGCCCCTACTCCTGCCCTTGCCCCGGGGCCTCCTGCAAGTGGCAGGGATCCCTGGAAGCCGTGATGTCCCACCTCATGCACGCGCACAAAAGCATTACCACCCTCCAGGGAGAAGACATCGTCTTCCTCGCCACGGACATTAACCTGCCGGGGGCCGTCGACTGGGTCATGATGCAGTCCTGCTTCGGCCACCACTTCATGCTGGTgctggagaagcaggagaagTACGAGGGCCACCAGCAGTTCTTCGCCATCGTGCTGCTCATCGGCACCCGCAAGCAAGCCGAGAACTTTGCCTACAGACTGGAGCTGAATGGGAACCGGCGGAGACTGACCTGGGAGGCCACGCCCCGGTCCATCCACGACGGTGTGGCCGCCGCCATCATGAACAGCGACTGCCTTGTTTTTGACACAGCCATAGCGCATCTGTTTGCGGATAATGGCAACCTTGGAATCAATGTGACCATTTCTACGTGTTGTCCTTGAGGCGCCGCAATTATTCGGGCACAGTGCTCTACGGGGAATAAAGGTTTTTACAGATGTTCTATTCACTGTGTCTTCACGGATCAAGACCCACAGTTACCCCATGTTCTGTTTGAACAAGCAGCTTCCCATCTGGCATCGGCCCACCAGAGTTCATTAAACAGGGATGAATGGGGTTGGCCTGTTAGTCATCTGGAGTCTGTTCTGTGATCTAAAATCAACtttatcattaaattttatttacttcctgAACAGCACTTGACAGGTTGCTCAGGGCTCCTGTAGACCAGTACGTTAGGAATTGGAGGCTCCTTCCTGCCTGACTCCCTCTCTTGGTCCCTCCAAGTTGACAAAAGCACAGTGACTGTCGATAGATTCCTTAACTTTTACCTTGTTTTTAGGGGGGGGTAGGAAttgttttaatgcattttaaacagtgtttctcaaactgggCGGCTAACCAATAGGCATGGATCACCTGCAGTACTCCTCGTAAACATGCAGATCTGGGGAGCCTGTGAATTTAACAGTCTC
This genomic interval carries:
- the SIAH2 gene encoding E3 ubiquitin-protein ligase SIAH2, giving the protein MSRPSSTGPSANKPCSKQPPPQPQHAPSPAAPPAAATISAAGPGSSAVPAAAAVISGPGGGGGAGPVSPQHHELTSLFECPVCFDYVLPPILQCQAGHLVCNQCRQKLSCCPTCRGALTPSIRNLAMEKVASAVLFPCKYATTGCSLTLHHTEKPEHEDICEYRPYSCPCPGASCKWQGSLEAVMSHLMHAHKSITTLQGEDIVFLATDINLPGAVDWVMMQSCFGHHFMLVLEKQEKYEGHQQFFAIVLLIGTRKQAENFAYRLELNGNRRRLTWEATPRSIHDGVAAAIMNSDCLVFDTAIAHLFADNGNLGINVTISTCCP